The Mauremys reevesii isolate NIE-2019 linkage group 1, ASM1616193v1, whole genome shotgun sequence genome has a segment encoding these proteins:
- the NDUFA6 gene encoding NADH dehydrogenase [ubiquinone] 1 alpha subcomplex subunit 6, with the protein MAAAGGGKVAKAAGAAVKPIFSRELGEAKRRVRELYRAWYREVPNAVHLYQLDISVKQGRDKVREMFMKNAHVTDPRVIDMLVIKGKMELQETTLVWKQRTHVMRFFHETETPRPKDFLSKFYAGHDP; encoded by the exons ATGGCGGCGGCCGGGGGTGGGAAGGTGGCGAAGGCGGCGGGCGCGGCGGTGAAGCCGATCTTCAGCCGGGAGCTGGGCGAGGCCAAGCGGCGGGTGCGGGAGCTGTACCGCGCCTGGTACCGGGAAGTGCCCAATGCCG TACATCTATACCAGTTGGACATCTCAGTGAAACAGGGGCGTGATAAGGTGCGGGAGATGTTCATGAAGAATGCCCATGTCACAGACCCCAGAGTGATTGACATGCTGGTTATAAAG GGGAAAATGGAACTACAGGAAACTACTCTTGTATGGAAGCAGCGGACACACGTCATGAGGTTTTTCCATGAGACAGAAACCCCGCGACCCAAGGACTTTCTGTCCAAGTTCTATGCGGGCCATGACCCTTGA
- the PHETA2 gene encoding sesquipedalian-2: MKLNERSVAHYATCDSPTDHAGFLHKRVERHHHHHHHHHHTTSYHRRWFILKGNLLFYFEDRESRDPLGLVVLEGCTVELCEAAEEFAFAIHFDDAGAKAYVLVADCQATMEGWVKALSRASFDYMRLVVRELEKQLEDARKSLAACHKSPRKSSSGRKRHLSNPAMAFVQEQPPILENGYSTWGSGYIPAGASCSDHDGGCSKPPPLPPRRRLAAGSGCGALATGLSLTGQESPVSPETACFSKLHNWYGQEIAEIRREWLESQRSGEL, from the coding sequence ATGAAGCTGAACGAGCGAAGTGTGGCGCATTATGCCACATGTGACTCTCCGACAGACCATGCCGGCTTCCTCCACAAGCGTGTCGAGCggcaccaccatcaccaccaccaccaccaccacaccactTCCTACCACCGTCGCTGGTTCATCCTCAAGGGCAACCTGCTGTTCTATTTTGAAGATCGTGAGAGCCGGGACCCTTTGGGGCTTGTTGTGCTGGAGGGCTGCACTGTGGAACTGTGCGAGGCTGCCGAGGAGTTTGCCTTTGCCATCCACTTTGATGACGCTGGCGCCAAGGCCTATGTGCTGGTGGCCGACTGCCAGGCCACCATGGAGGGATGGGTGAAGGCGCTTTCACGAGCCAGCTTTGACTACATGCGTTTGGTGGTGAGAGAGCTGGAGAAGCAGCTGGAGGATGCCCGAAAGAGCTTGGCTGCCTGCCACAAATCTCCAAGGAAGTCATCATCTGGCAGAAAAAGGCATTTGTCCAATCCTGCTATGGCATTCGTCCAGGAACAGCCTCCCATCTTGGAGAATGGTTACTCCACATGGGGCAGTGGTTACATCCCTGCAGGggcctcctgctctgaccacgaTGGGGGGTGTTCCAAACCCCCGCCCCTGCCTCCTCGCCGGCGCTTGGCAGCTGGCAGTGGATGCGGAGCACTCGCCACTGGCCTGTCTTTGACTGGACAGGAAAGCCCCGTGTCTCCGGAGACAGCCTGTTTCTCCAAGCTACACAACTGGTATGGTCAGGAGATTGCGGAGATAAGGAGGGAATGGCTGGAGAGCCAGAGGAGTGGGGAACTGTGA
- the SMDT1 gene encoding essential MCU regulator, mitochondrial: MAGLAGRLLAAAAGSRGRVGVGGLRSGPAVTVVPSRNETVTRSGAILPKPPKMPFGLLRVFTVVIPFLYIGTQISKNFAALLEEHDIFVPEDDDDDD; the protein is encoded by the exons ATGGCGGGTCTGGCGGGACGCCTCTTGGCGGCAGCGGCCGGttcccggggccgggtgggggtCGGCGGGCTCCGGAGCGGCCCCGCGGTGACCGTTGTGCCTTCGCGGAACGAGACCGTCACTCGCAGCGGCGCCATTTTACCCAAACCGCCCAAA ATGCCCTTTGGCCTCCTACGAGTATTTACCGTTGTGATCCCTTTCCTCTACATCGGGACTCAGATCAGTAAGAATTTTGCAGCCTTGCTCGAGGAACATGATATCTTTGTCCcagaggatgatgatgatgatgattaa